The following coding sequences are from one Dreissena polymorpha isolate Duluth1 chromosome 8, UMN_Dpol_1.0, whole genome shotgun sequence window:
- the LOC127842371 gene encoding phospholipid scramblase 1-like isoform X2, which produces MQGQPQAWMARPPGIPGVPPGLEYLAQIDQLLVKQQVELLEVLTGWESANKYKIQNSVGQQVYFAAEESDMCARQFCGPRRSFTIHITDNAGVEIIRVHREFKCCAGCSWCACSRGCAHEVTVESPPGTLVGYVLQKQSCIEPHYAIMNAQEEELLTIKGPMCIISGPCCPDVEFNMLSKDGTTEVGRISKQWSGALREYFTDADNFGISFPMDLDVKMKATMLGAVFLIDFMYFEQSGNQNQNNQLF; this is translated from the exons ATGCAGGGTCAACCCCAGGCATGGATGGCCAGACCCCCGGGCATTCCAGGAGTACCCCCTGGCTTAGAGTACCTGGCACAGATTGATCAGCTGCTTGTGAAACAGCAGGTGGAACTCTTGGAAG ttttgactGGATGGGAAAGTGCCAACAAGTACAAGATACAGAACAGCGTTGGCCAGCAAGTCTACTTTGCAGCTGAAG aatCCGACATGTGTGCCAGGCAGTTCTGTGGACCCCGGCGTAGCTTCACTATCCACATCACAGACAATGCTGGAGTG GAGATCATTCGAGTTCACCGAGAGTTCAAGTGCTGCGCAGGCTGCTCGTGGTGTGCTTGCAGTCGGGGTTGTGCTCACGAGGTCACCGTGGAGTCTCCGCCAGGAACCCTTGTCGGATACGTTCTGCAAAA GCAGAGCTGCATTGAGCCCCACTATGCCATCATGAACGCCCAGGAAGAGGAGCTGCTGACAATCAAAGGGCCGATGTGTATCATTTCGGGGCCCTGTTGCCCAGATGTGGAGTTCAAC ATGCTCTCCAAGGACGGGACCACGGAGGTGGGGAGGATCAGCAAGCAGTGGTCCGGCGCCCTCCGCGAGTACTTCACGGACGCTGACAACTTTGGGATCTCAT TCCCCATGGACCTGGATGTCAAGATGAAGGCTACAATGCTGGGTGCTGTGTTCCTGATT GACTTTATGTACTTTGAGCAGTCTGGCAACCAGAACCAGAATAACCAACTCTTTTAA
- the LOC127842371 gene encoding phospholipid scramblase 1-like isoform X1, with amino-acid sequence MDKQPQGYGIPMQGQPQAWMARPPGIPGVPPGLEYLAQIDQLLVKQQVELLEVLTGWESANKYKIQNSVGQQVYFAAEESDMCARQFCGPRRSFTIHITDNAGVEIIRVHREFKCCAGCSWCACSRGCAHEVTVESPPGTLVGYVLQKQSCIEPHYAIMNAQEEELLTIKGPMCIISGPCCPDVEFNMLSKDGTTEVGRISKQWSGALREYFTDADNFGISFPMDLDVKMKATMLGAVFLIDFMYFEQSGNQNQNNQLF; translated from the exons GAATCCCCATGCAGGGTCAACCCCAGGCATGGATGGCCAGACCCCCGGGCATTCCAGGAGTACCCCCTGGCTTAGAGTACCTGGCACAGATTGATCAGCTGCTTGTGAAACAGCAGGTGGAACTCTTGGAAG ttttgactGGATGGGAAAGTGCCAACAAGTACAAGATACAGAACAGCGTTGGCCAGCAAGTCTACTTTGCAGCTGAAG aatCCGACATGTGTGCCAGGCAGTTCTGTGGACCCCGGCGTAGCTTCACTATCCACATCACAGACAATGCTGGAGTG GAGATCATTCGAGTTCACCGAGAGTTCAAGTGCTGCGCAGGCTGCTCGTGGTGTGCTTGCAGTCGGGGTTGTGCTCACGAGGTCACCGTGGAGTCTCCGCCAGGAACCCTTGTCGGATACGTTCTGCAAAA GCAGAGCTGCATTGAGCCCCACTATGCCATCATGAACGCCCAGGAAGAGGAGCTGCTGACAATCAAAGGGCCGATGTGTATCATTTCGGGGCCCTGTTGCCCAGATGTGGAGTTCAAC ATGCTCTCCAAGGACGGGACCACGGAGGTGGGGAGGATCAGCAAGCAGTGGTCCGGCGCCCTCCGCGAGTACTTCACGGACGCTGACAACTTTGGGATCTCAT TCCCCATGGACCTGGATGTCAAGATGAAGGCTACAATGCTGGGTGCTGTGTTCCTGATT GACTTTATGTACTTTGAGCAGTCTGGCAACCAGAACCAGAATAACCAACTCTTTTAA